One genomic region from Harpia harpyja isolate bHarHar1 chromosome 1, bHarHar1 primary haplotype, whole genome shotgun sequence encodes:
- the RNF182 gene encoding E3 ubiquitin-protein ligase RNF182: MTSQLPEESVETQSSDELECKICYNRYNLRQRKPKVLECCHRVCAKCLCKIIDFGDSPQGVIVCPFCRFETCLPDDEVSSLPDDNNILLNLACGGKGKKCLPDNPTELLLTPKRLASLVSPSHTSSNCLVITIMEVQRESPQTLNSTPVVEFYRPTSFDSVATVSHNWTVWNCTSLLFQTSIRVLVWLLGLLYFSSLPLGIYLLVSKKVTLGVVFVSLVPSSLVILMVYGFCQCVCHEVLDCMSS, translated from the coding sequence ATGACCAGTCAACTACCAGAGGAATCTGTGGAGACCCAGAGCTCAGATGAGCTTGAGTGCAAGATCTGTTACAACCGCTATAACCTGCGACAGAGAAAACCAAAAGTGCTGGAGTGCTGTCACAGAGTATGTGCCAAATGCCTTTGCAAGATCATAGACTTTGGTGATTCCCCGCAAGGAGTCATAGTATGCCCATTTTGCAGGTTTGAAACATGCCTGCCAGACGATGAGGTTAGTAGTCTTCCTGATGACAACAACATCCTTCTGAATTTAGCTTgtgggggaaagggaaagaagtgcCTACCAGACAACCCAACAGAACTGTTGCTGACTCCCAAAAGGTTGGCGTCTCTGGTTAGCCCTTCTCACACCTCTTCTAATTGCCTGGTTATAACAATCATGGAAGTACAAAGAGAAAGTCCCCAGACTCTGAACTCAACCCCCGTGGTGGAATTTTACAGGCCGACAAGTTTTGACTCAGTTGCAACTGTGTCCCACAACTGGACAGTATGGAACTGTACATCTTTGCTCTTCCAGACCTCAATTCGGGTGCTAGTGTGGTTGCTAGGATTGCTGTACTTCAGTTCCTTGCCTTTAGGGATTTATTTACTGGTATCTAAGAAAGTCACCCTTGGGGTTGTCTTTGTAAGCCTTGTTCCTTCGAGCCTTGTTATTCTCATGGTTTATGGCTTCTGCCAGTGTGTTTGCCATGAAGTTCTAGACTGCATGTCATCTTGA